From one Bombus huntii isolate Logan2020A chromosome 17, iyBomHunt1.1, whole genome shotgun sequence genomic stretch:
- the LOC126875145 gene encoding uncharacterized protein LOC126875145, which yields MPKHLSRNTVAEFPVEANSVYAADDREELEETRISGRSSDTKSIGSLSQHFFESDEDEKYYGTCNGYASQPGSKSNLLLCSECDQKTRTCTYRPQTPGSYSSRYVEERFDDRLQEPGTSRTYKSPIHMSSPRSVCHDQEHSGQSSSPRSLYRDQEYRRVWPKKYEQEHDRRDYEDRDLKQDDDSPVCEVCHGNGHVVQCEHCDFSSEGDLICFRCQSDEGSSNGQNCPRCEKNDRILSSRVGSQRGTTSSSDEGKYPVDAVVKIQVNDHMIDVDSDETPESDLSSSHHHQRGTMDRLDTIVETKGDTASENDEENGGTKLNGTNSARYLNYMIVLFL from the exons ATGCCGAAGCATTTGTCTCGAAACACCGTTGCTGAGTTTCCAGTCGAAGCAAATTCCGT ATACGCGGCAGATGACAGAGAAGAACTGGAAGAAACTAGAATCTCCGGTAGATCCAGCGATACGAAATCGATTGGTAGCCTCAGTCAACATTTCTTCGAAAGCGACGAAGACGAGAAATATTACGGCACTTGCAATGGTTACGCTTCGCAGCCTGGCAGCAAGTCAAACTTATTGTTATGCAGCGAATGTGATCAGAAAACCCGTACCTGCACGTACAGACCACAAACGCCTGGCTCCTATTCTAGTAGATACGTCGAGGAACGTTTCGACGATCGACTTCAGGAACCAGGAACTTCCCGCACATACAAAAGCCCGATTCATATGTCTTCTCCTCGGTCGGTATGTCACGATCAAGAGCATAGCGGTCAATCTTCCTCGCCTAGGTCGTTGTATCGCGATCAAGAGTATCGAAGAGTTTGGCCCAAGAAATACGAACAGGAGCATGACCGAAGGGACTACGAAGACAGAGATCTAAAGCAGGACGACGACAGTCCTGTCTGCGAAGTCTGTCATGGAAACGGTCATGTGGTTCAATGCGAACATTGCGATTTTTCCAGCGAAGGTGATTTAATATGCTTCCGATGTCAGAGCGACGAAGGTTCGTCGAATGGTCAGAATTGTCCTCGTTGCGAAAAAAATGACAGAATATTATCGAGCAGGGTAGGATCACAAAGGGGAACAACGTCATCGAGCGACGAAGGAAAGTACCCGGTAGATGCTGTAGTCAAAATCCAGGTTAACGATCATATGATCGACGTAGACTCGGATGAGACGCCTGAAAGTGACTTATCAAGTAGTCATCACCACCAGAGGGGTACGATGGACCGACTGGATACTATTGTCGAGACAAAGGGAGACACTGCCAGTGAAAACGACGAGGAAAACGGCGGTACAAAACTAAATGGAACTAACAGCGCAAGATATCTCAATTATATGATCGTACTGTTTCTGTAA